The following are encoded in a window of Castanea sativa cultivar Marrone di Chiusa Pesio chromosome 9, ASM4071231v1 genomic DNA:
- the LOC142610218 gene encoding glutathione S-transferase L3-like, with translation MAAATVNEHLPTPLDATSEPPPLFDGTTRLYISISCPYAQRTWITRNYKGLNDKIKVVPINLQNRPAWYKEKVYPENKVPSLEHNGKVIGESLDLIKYIDSNFEGPSLLPNDHAKKQFAEDLIAYTDTFNKTVFTSFKGDTVKEAGPAFDHLENALSKFEDGPFFLGHEFSLVDVAYIPFVERFQIVFSALWNYDITAGRPKLAKWIEEVNKIDAYKPTKTDPKELVEFYKARFLAQ, from the exons ATGGCTGCAGC AACCGTGAATGAGCACCTTCCCACACCCTTGGATGCCACGTCTGAACCACCTCCACTGTTTGATGGAACTACAAG gttgtaCATCTCTATTTCATGCCCATATGCACAGCGCACGTGGATCACCAGGAACTACAAG ggattaaatgacaagatTAAAGTAGTTCCAATTAACCTTCAAAATAGGCCTGCTTGGTACAAAGAGAAAGTCTACCCTGAAAACAAG GTACCCTCATTGGAACACAATGGAAAAGTTATTGGGGAGAGCCTTGATTTGATCAAATATATAGACAGCAACTTTGAAGGGCCTTCTCTTCTCCCCAAT gaTCATGCTAAAAAACAGTTCGCTGAAGATTTGATAGCATACACCGATACCTTCAACAAGACAGTGTTCACATCATTCAAAGGAGACACAGTTAAAGAAGCTG GTCCTGCTTTTGACCACCTAGAGAATGCTCTTAGTAAATTTGAAGATGGGCCTTTCTTCCTTGGCCATGAGTTCAGTTTG GTGGACGTAGCCTACATCCCGTTTGTTGAAAGATTCCAAATCGTCTTTTCAGCATTGTGGAATTATGACATCACTGCAGGAAGGCCTAAACTTGCAAAGTGGATTGAG GAGGTAAACAAGATTGATGCTTATAAGCCAACAAAGACGGATCCCAAAGAGCTCGTTGAATTCTACAAGGCCCGCTTCTTG GCTCAGTAG